The proteins below are encoded in one region of Festucalex cinctus isolate MCC-2025b chromosome 2, RoL_Fcin_1.0, whole genome shotgun sequence:
- the ncoa6 gene encoding nuclear receptor coactivator 6 isoform X3: protein MKRFRRHSQTKRRMAHRGDPPQLSQRNEDLEGDSDSDLDSGVGDEVESCHRSPETEEDKHQDATEGSSGAGAHFTVFVAFQGSMDDEDFTIKLDTVLSGIPNMLDMESKTLQPQHVEPWNSVRVTFNIPRDAAERLRLLAQNNQQQLRDLGILSVQIEGEGAINVAGGPNRGQEVRVNGPMGAAGQMRMDVGFPSQPGAVGVRMANPSMVPPGSAMAGQAQVAGNSGQMHPRVARPSSQTDVMDSMMPGMSVQQQQQLQHQQAGPHGPIPSQAAHHMQALQAGRPINPAALQQLQQQHHHQQAQQQAQLSQLGPRPPFNPQGQMTMPPGWNPAQGVLQPPAAQGGPAWRKPPPQAQMVQRPPSLTTVQTPSHPPPPYPFGSQQAGQVFNAMGQGQLQQQQQQQQQMAMAQFAAPQPKGPQVGPGGVVGPPRPPPPIPATSGPQGNLTAKSPGSSSSPFQQGSPGTPPMMAQRPTTPQGFPQGVGSPGRAALNQQGNMQQGFIGMPQHGQPGTQVHPGMPKRPMGFPNPNFAQGQVGTSTSGAAGGGSSQQLQSSQAMTHTGIQQSSSTPNSIHAQPNVMGVQSGIPGQSPGTAPGPSMAQQQQQQQQQQQQPGIQTPMLGLQHQAQPVSSSPSQMVQGQGGGQTVLSRPLSQGQRGGMTPPKQMMPQQGQGVIHGQGQMVGGQGHQAMLLQQQQQQQQQQQNSMMEQMVVSQMQGNKQAFAGKMPPGVMPGQMMRGPSPNIQGNMAQFQGQVGPQQMTPQQQQQMAHLQQQQLQLQQQQQLQQQQQQQQQQQQQQHHQQMNQQQPQQVPLTANPNQIMGMHGQQLRLPAGHPLIQQQLQQQQLQQQQKQQQQVLLQQQQQQQQQTAQPHPHQMGDPNSGTGDLGAQQMVPDMQVQQAQGMMGGPQHMQMGNGHFAGHGMNFNSQFPAQVPMGGPCAQAGGFPVSKDVTLTSPLLVNLLQSDISASQFGPGGKQAGGSNQVKPKKKKPARKKKPKDGEGPPQVEGPGGLDVTGSMEDSELQNFGGEQSLGLENSGPKLADFPNRPSVFPGQPGDQRILQQVPMQFMQQQQQKQHIQQQQQIQQQQQIQQQQIQQQQIQQQQQQQQQIQQQQQQQQIQQQQQQQQIQQQQQQIQQQQIQQQQQMQQQLQQQQMQQQQMQQLQMQGLQNPQGQQGMTGPQTTGQGQPQVHHQLQQQQQQSQQQHLQQQQQQQMLMMLKMQQEQKNRMSTAPGGQLPPRVISNQPEAQRLPVSQQGNMPVMINLQGHAGLAPSPDKARGMPLIINPQLAGATRRMSLPDSGQGPQGTGSDETIQPKQDRSSGAEMGMQSGNGAQQMMANQGSTPHVMKQGSVPSSVAQHTGASPQQQLPAQPQQGGPMSGIHFPNVPTTSQSSRPKTPNRASPRPYHHPLTPTNRPPSTEPSEINLSPERLNASIAGLFPPKINIPLPPRQTNMNRGFDQQGLNPTTLKAIGQAPPSLTLPGNNSNNGSGGNNTSNSQQTFSTATGGGGTKPDKQSGGQSKRASPSNSRRSSPASSRKSTTPSPGRQKGAKVAITCPLQPQQLVNAQGQTMMLTPNPVSQLSGNMETQQTQSPFHGLQGNASEGSRESQIMMASEQRQISQPQPHPQPLRELSAPRMTSPRLPAPQQPKSDLDLQTGTIERQPTHKVPLQDSGGSAAVKAPPTTLNQLLDVPNKHLRTVHGNMAREAIAKDSSKSAMDPERQLHFNTQSADVPAPISTSATLIESEARPKPPLSTPISSHSMHPSVTFNTTPSNIQNPLPSPGISSSLSTTTSLCPTFTNTNIVQSVSPKPVTSTQASHSLAVSSSSTTSCSPSQASVMLKPGMGPKPITSVHSVIQIPASSSSISPNQITVFVTPNPMTSAATSQVPASMVSTMVTLPNKNIRPQDIRHQTPVTRPPQFITTTPVFINPIFQVPSTSNTTVVSQSVTMMGPIQVSTANIQLSTAPSSTQSSGASSSQLARSTVGQLQTVTSVSSATPIGAHSTPQQISYGAVKIDNIGEAQKSSPLVSQPSHPSPSTSSSFQPHIASPPCSSPNTLRKGLVSATPTSQLKSKLAHVTVALSGTADSQIPAQVSSVAAPPHVLHPSASPVIPTEAAVAHTTISTPNLTTPAVSSFVSVLSQVTAPTQAPLPPTASLSNFTQSATSQNPIASVVGTSTAASSTTLVSTVSPVQNPVPSVLPIVAMPGLIQETPPTNSSVASVSRVPLSQTGPVSFEPTITQAVAPAETIQTMPESVQQDVPQEPVAVEKTSEEVLTSPDQGAAVEKPKGPSRRSSRAEKEVEEEPVAESGVRKRSTRPGTSAAAVKETGASPTQAKRRKSK, encoded by the exons ATGAAACGGTTCAGACGCCACTCCCAGACAAAGAGGAGGATGGCTCATCGAGGCGATCCACCTCAGCTGTCCCAACGGAACGAGGACCTGGAGGGTGACAGCGACTCGGATTTGGACTCGGGTGTCGGCGATGAGGTTGAGAGTTGCCACAGAAGCCCTGAGACTGAAGAGGACAAGCACCAAGATGCCACGGAAGGCAGCAGTGGGGCGGGAGCACATTTTACcgtttttgttgcttttcaaGGGAGTATGGACGACGAAGACTTCACAATTAAACTTGATACGGTCCTCAGTGGTATACCCAACATGCTTGATATGG AATCAAAGACGCTTCAGCCACAGCATGTCGAGCCGTGGAACAGCGTGCGTGTTACATTCAACATTCCGCGGGATGCCGCTGAACGACTGAGGCTGCTGGCTCAGAACAACCAGCAGCAGCTCCGAGACCTGGGAATTCTTTCAGTGCAAATCGAAG GAGAGGGGGCCATCAATGTTGCAGGGGGACCAAATCGAGGACAAGAAGTTCGAGTTAATGGACCAATGGGAGCAGCTGGCCAGATGAGAATGGATGTGGGGTTTCCAAGTCAGCCTGGTGCAG TAGGAGTGAGGATGGCAAATCCTTCGATGGTCCCTCCAGGTTCAGCTATGGCAGGGCAAGCACAAGTGGCAGGCAACAGCGGACAGATGCATCCGCGTGTTGCAAGACCATCTTCACAGACAG ATGTCATGGACTCAATGATGCCAGGCATGTCagttcagcagcagcagcaacttcAGCATCAGCAGGCTGGTCCCCACGGCCCCATTCCTTCCCAGGCCGCTCATCACATGCAGGCGTTGCAGGCCGGTCGACCAATCAACCCGGCCGCTTTACAGCAGcttcaacaacaacatcaccatCAACAAGCCCAACAGCAAGCGCAACTCTCGCAGCTTGGGCCCAGACCTCCATTCAACCCGCAGGGCCAAATGACGATGCCTCCTGGCTGGAACCCCGCCCAAGGAGTCCTCCAGCCTCCGGCTGCCCAAGGGGGTCCTGCCTGGAGGAAGCCTCCACCTCAAGCTCAGATGGTTCAACGCCCTCCTTCCCTTACTACAGTCCAGACGCCCAGTCACCCGCCACCGCCGTATCCATTTGGTAGCCAGCAGGCGGGTCAGGTATTCAATGCTATGGGACAAGGGCaattgcagcagcagcagcagcagcaacaacagatggcaatggctcagtttgctgcaCCCCAGCCTAAAGGTCCACAAGTTGGCCCTGGTGGTGTAGTTGGACCACCGAGACCTCCTCCACCCATTCCAGCCACAAGTGGCCCACAGGGGAATCTCACTGCCAAATCCCCGGGGTCCTCGTCATCTCCTTTTCAACAGGGTTCACCTGGAACTCCCCCAATGATGGCTCAGAGACCGACAACTCCACAGGGTTTTCCACAGGGTGTCGGCTCACCAGGACGGGCAGCCCTCAACCAACAAGGTAACATGCAGCAAGGATTCATAGGAATGCCCCAACATGGACAACCTGGAACACAAGTTCATCCAG GTATGCCAAAGCGGCCAATGGGCTTTCCAAACCCAAACTTTGCCCAAGGTCAGGTGGGCACAAGCACGTCAGGAGCCGCAGGTGGGGGATCAAGTCAGCAGCTACAGAGCAGCCAAGCAATGACTCACACAG GAATCCAGCAGTCATCCTCCACACCAAATTCAATCCATGCCCAACCCAATGTTATGGGTGTACAAAGTGGCATTCCAGGTCAGTCCCCTGGCACAGCTCCTGGGCCTAGCATGGCccagcaacaacaacagcaacagcagcagcaacagcagccagGCATTCAGACCCCGATGTTGGGCCTCCAGCATCAGGCCCAACCCGTGTCCTCCTCCCCCAGCCAGATGGTTCAAGGCCAGGGTGGAGGTCAGACTGTCCTCTCAAGGCCCCTCAGTCAAGGGCAGAGAGGAGGGATGACCCCACCCAAGCAAATGATGCCTCAGCAAGGCCAGGGGGTGATTCATGGGCAGGGTCAGATGGTTGGAGGCCAAGGGCATCAGGCAATGCTcctgcaacaacaacagcagcagcagcagcagcagcaaaattCAATGATGGAACAAATGGTTGTAAGCCAAATGCAAGGCAACAAACAGGCATTTGCAGGAAAAATGCCCCCCGGGGTCATGCCTGGCCAGATGATGCGTGGGCCCTCACCAAACATTCAAGGTAACATGGCTCAGTTCCAGGGCCAGGTTGGCCCGCAGCAGATGACgccacaacagcagcagcaaatgGCTCATCTCCAACAACAACAGTTACAACTGCAACAACAGCAACAGCTtcagcagcaacagcaacaacaacaacaacaacaacaacaacaacatcatcaACAGATGAATCAGCAGCAGCCTCAACAGGTTCCACTCACTGCCAACCCGAATCAGATCATGGGTATGCATGGGCAACAGTTGAGGCTTCCTGCTGGTCACCCTCTTATCCAGCAACAGTTGCAACAACAGCAGTTACAGCAACAGcagaaacagcaacaacaagtaTTGctccagcagcaacagcagcagcaacaacagaCAGCTCAACCACACCCACATCAAATGGGAGATCCCAATAGTGGGACAGGCGATTTGGGGGCCCAGCAGATGGTCCCTGATATGCAGGTACAGCAGGCACAAGGCATGATGGGGGGCCCTCAGCACATGCAAATGGGAAATGGACACTTTGCGGGTCACGGCATGAACTTTAATTCCCAATTCCCGGCTCAGGTTCCAATGGGGGGACCTTGTGCACAGGCAGGTGGTTTTCCTGTCAGTAAAGATGTAACATTGACAAGTCCACTGCTGGTAAATCTGCTGCAGAGTGATATCTCAGCCAGCCAGTTTGGACCAGGAGGAAAGCAAGCGGGTGGGAGCAATCAGGTCAAacccaaaaagaagaaaccTGCACGAAAGAAGAAGCCAAAAGATGGAGAAGGGCCACCGCAAGTTGAGGGACCTGG aGGTCTGGATGTGACTGGTTCTATGGAGGATTCTGAACTGCAAAATTTTGGTGGCGAACAGAGTTTGGGCCTGGAAAACTCAGGCCCCAAGCTTGCTGACTTTCCCAATAGGCCTTCAg TGTTCCCTGGTCAACCAGGTGATCAAAGGATATTGCAGCAGGTACCTATGCAGTTCATGCAACAgcagcaacaaaaacaacacatccaacaacagcagcaaatccaacaacagcagcaaattCAACAACAGcaaattcaacaacaacaaattcagcaacaacaacagcagcagcagcaaattcaacaacagcagcagcagcagcaaattcaacaacagcagcagcagcagcaaattcaacagcagcagcagcaaattcaacaacaacagattcaacagcagcagcaaatgCAACAACAACTACAACAGCAGCagatgcagcagcagcagatgcAACAGTTGCAGATGCAAGGTCTCCAGAATCCTCAAGGGCAGCAGGGCATGACAGGACCACAGACCACAGGTCAAGGCCAACCCCAGGTACACCAccagctgcagcagcagcagcagcagagtcAGCAGCAACATCTACAACAGCAG CAACAGCAACAGATGCTGATGATGCTTAAGATGCAGCAAGAGCAGAAAAATCGCATGTCCACTGCGCCAGGAGGTCAACTTCCACCTCGTGTCATTAGCAATCAACCTGAGGCGCAGAGACTCCCTGTCTCCCAGCAAGGGAACATGCCCGTCATGATCAACCTTCAAGGTCATGCAGGATTAGCGCCGTCACCTGACAAAGCAAGAGGGATGCCCCTGATCATAAATCCCCAG CTTGCAGGTGCTACACGAcgaatgtcccttcctgattcAGGACAGGGTCCCCAAGGCACTGGCTCTGATGAGACTATCCAACCGAAGCAGGACAGATCAAGTGGTGCCGAGATGGGCATGCAGTCTGGAAATGGCGCCCAACAGATGATGGCCAACCAGGGTTCCACGCCGCATGTGATGAAGCAAGGCTCTGTTCCGTCATCAGTGGCCCAGCACACTGGAGCCAGTCCCCAGCAACAGTTGCCCGCTCAACCTCAACAAGGAGGACCCATGTCCGGCATTCATTTCCCTAATGTTCCTACAACTTCACAGAGTTCACGACCAAAAACTCCCAACAGGGCCAGCCCCAGGCCATACCATCACCCCCTCACCCCAACTAATCGTCCGCCGAGCACTGAGCCCTCGGAAATCAACCTTTCGCCAGAAAGGCTCAATGCTTCGATTGCAGGGTTATTTCCACCTAAAATTAACATTCCTCTGCCACCCAGGCAGACAAACATGAACAGGGGATTTGACCAACAGGGCCTTAACCCAACAACGTTGAAAGCCATTGGACAGGCGCCTCCCAGCTTAACTTTACCaggcaacaacagcaacaatggAAGTGGTGGAAATAACACAAGCAACAGTCAACAAACTTTCTCTACTGCTACTGGTGGAGGAGGCACTAAACCAGACAAGCAGTCCGGAGGACAGAGTAAAAGGGCAAGTCCTAGCAATAGTCGTAGGTCAAGCCCAGCTTCTAGTCGCAAGTCAACCACACCAAGTCCTGGAAGACAAAAAGGGGCAAAAGTCGCCATCACATGCCCTCTCCAACCTCAACAGCTGGTTAATGCTCAAGGGCAAACTATGATGCTAACACCAAATCCGGTAAGTCAGTTAAGTGGCAACATGGAGACACAACAGACCCAGAGTCCCTTCCACGGTTTACAGGGTAACGCTTCAGAGGGCAGCCGAGAGAGTCAGATCATGATGGCATCCGAGCAACGTCAGATATCTCAGCCTCAACCACATCCTCAGCCTTTGAGGGAGTTATCGGCTCCCAGAATGACAAGTCCTCGTCTTCCCGCTCCTCAGCAGCCCAAATCTGACTTGGATTTGCAAACTGGGACAATCGAAAGGCAGCCTACACACAAAGTGCCACTGCAGGACTCTGGAGGATCGGCGGCTGTCAAGGCTCCTCCCACTACGCTCAACCAGCTTCTGGACGTCCCAAACAAACATCTTCGGACTGTGCATGGTAATATGGCTCGGGAAGCTATAGCAAAAGACAGCTCCAAGTCAGCCATGGATCCTGAGAGGCAACTTCACTTTAATACTCAGAGTGCAGACGTGCCGGCCCCCATTTCTACTTCTGCCACGCTTATTGAATCAGAAGCTAGACCTAAGCCTCCTCTGTCAACTCCTATTAGCAGTCACAGCATGCATCCTAGCGTGACCTTCAATACCACTCCCAGCAATATCCAAAACCCTTTGCCATCTCCTGGTATCAGTTCCAGTCTAAGTACAACCACTAGCCTTTGTCCGACCTTTACTAACACTAATATTGTCCAGAGTGTAAGCCCGAAACCCGTTACTTCCACTCAAGCCAGCCATTCGTTAGCCGTTAGCAGCAGTTCTACCACCAGCTGCAGTCCAAGCCAAGCCAGTGTGATGCTGAAACCCGGCATGGGCCCCAAACCTATTACAAGTGTTCACTCTGTCATACAGATCCCTGCTTCATCCAGTTCCATTTCTCCCAATCAGATCACTGTATTTGTCACACCTAACCCAATGACCTCGGCAGCAACATCTCAAGTTCCTGCGTCTATGGTCTCCACAATGGTGACTCTTCCCAACAAGAATATTCGGCCACAGGATATCCGGCATCAGACGCCTGTAACGCGACCACCTCAGTTCATCACCACAACGCCTGTTTTTATCAACCCAATTTTCCAAGTCCCAAGTACATCTAATACCACAGTCGTTTCTCAGTCAGTCACCATGATGGGGCCTATCCAAGTATCCACTGCAAACATTCAACTTTCTACTGCCCCGAGTTCTACGCAGTCCTCAGGGGCAAGCTCATCTCAACTTGCCCGAAGCACTGTTGGACAGCTTCAGACTGTCACCAGTGTGTCCTCAGCCACCCCGATTGGTGCTCATTCAACTCCTCAGCAAATCAGTTACGGGGCTGTTAAAATAGACAATATAGGTGAAGCTCAGAAATCAAGTCCACTAGTCAGCCAGCCATCCCATCCAAGTCCTTCAACGTCCTCTTCTTTTCAACCTCACATTGCCTCTCCGCCTTGCTCAAGTCCTAACACACTTCGAAAGGGCCTCGTGTCTGCCACTCCCACTTCCCAGTTAAAAAGTAAGCTGGCGCACGTGACCGTAGCACTCTCTGGAACAGCTGATTCCCAGATACCAGCTCAAGTGTCCAGTGTGGCAGCTCCACCACATGTCCTCCACCCTTCTGCTAGTCCTGTTATTCCAACAGAAGCAGCAGTGGCCCACACCACTATTTCCACTCCAAACCTTACTACACCAGCAGTCTCCTCTTTTGTTTCAGTTCTTAGTCAAGTTACTGCTCCTACCCAGGCGCCATTGCCTCCTACAGCTTCACTGTCAAACTTCACCCAGTCTGCAACGTCTCAAAATCCCATCGCCAGTGTAGTTGGTACCAGCACTGCAGCCTCATCTACCACCTTGGTCTCTACAGTCAGTCCGGTTCAAAATCCAGTACCATCTGTGCTTCCAATTGTTGCCATGCCTGGACTGATTCAAGAGACTCCACCCACAAATTCATCTGTCGCTAGTGTCAGCAGAGTTCCTCTTTCTCAGACGGGACCTGTGTCTTTTGAGCCCACCATTACGCAAGCAGTGGCCCCTGCTGAAACTATTCAGACTATGCCAG AATCTGTTCAGCAAGATGTTCCACAAGAGCCTGTTGCTGTTGAGAAGACCA GTGAAGAGGTCTTGACAAGTCCTGATCAGGG GGCTGCTGTGGAGAAACCCAAGGGGCCGAGTAGACGCAGCTCTCGAGCAGAGAAGGAGGTGGAGGAAGAGCCAGTCGCAGAAAGTGGCGTCAGGAAGAGATCAACGCGGCCTGGAACATCTGCCGCTGCTGTTAAAG AAACTGGAGCCAGCCCCACTCAAGCCAAGCGAAGGAAGTCGAAATAG